The genomic DNA CTGTGCACACTTGAAAGAACCCTTGCACGCACTGCATTGCACACGCATGCTGACCTTGACACGCACACTTTGATGCTCATAGTGACACTTGCACCATTCCCTCACATTCACACTAGTTTTGGTACACACATAGCTGCATGCTCACATTGACCTTTGCACGATTCCCTTGCACACTCACATGGACTTTGGTGCACACACACTTGCATGGTCACACTGATCCTTGTGTTATCACCCCGGTGCACATCCTTGCACCCTAACACTGATCATTGCACTATTCCCTCATACACTCTCATTGTCCCTGGCATATCTACCCTTGCACACTTATGCTGACACTTGCAATATCTTTTTGCGCACTCAAAATGACCCTTCTACTATTCCCTCACACACTCACACTGACCATGCCACACACACCCTTGCACACTCACAGTGACCCTTGCACTAATCCCCCATGCACTCACATTGGATGTGGCACACATACCTTCGCATGCTCACACAAATGTGCACTACCCTTTTGCACACTCAGAATGAGCCTTCCACTATCCCCATCACACACTCACACTGACCATGCCACACACACCCTTGCACACTCAATTGGTCACTTGCACTATTCCCTTGCGCTCACATTGGTCATGGCACACATACCCTTGCACACTCACACTGACCCTTGCACGATTCCCTCATGCACTCATATTGGCTGCGGCACGCATACCCTCGCACACTCACACTGGCCCTTGCACTATTCCCTCATGCACTCATATTGGCTGCGGCACGCATACCCTCGCACACTCACACTGGCCCTTGCACTATTCGTGCGCACAGCTACAATGACCCTTGCACGACCCCCTCACACCCTTACATTGAGGCTGGCATGCACACACACGCCCTGGCACGCTCCCGGTGCCCCGTGCCCAATCCTCATGCACCCTCCCTCTgacccagcccccatccccatgCCCACTCAAGCCGGCCTTCGCCCCCCCCGTCCAAGCAGGGCACCGTCCCCTTGCCCGGGCCCAGCGCGACCTCAGCTcgcgcgcccccccccacccccttaccctgGCCATCTTGGAGGAGTACGGGTCCTCAAAGAGcgcccagagcttgggctgccaGCGGCGCCACCAGCCGGCCTGGCGCCCGTCCTCCTGCAGGCAGAGCCGCTTGAGGTCGCCGGCGGCGTCCTCCTCGTCCTGGGCCTCGGGGGCCTCGAAGCTGTCGAGCGCCTCCTCGGCGTCCCGGTGCTGCCGGTAGTTCATCCAGCAGCAGGCCTCCACGTCGGTCTCGTCGATCCCCCAGAAGGCCAGCTCCTCCTCGAAGAGCGGCCCGCAGACGTCGGCCGGGCAGTGCAGCTTGCCGGTGCGGTAGTAGTTGAGGACGTAGGCGAAGACCTGCGGGTGGCGGTCGAAGAAGAACTCGTCGGCGGCCGGGTCGTAGTCGAAGTTGCTGCAGGCGTCGGGCTCGGTGAGCCAGGCCAGGCGGGTGCCGGGCAGGGTCTGCAGGGTGCTGCGGTAGGTCTCGTGCCGCACCCCCCCCACGTTAATCACGATCTTCTCGCTTTCCTCGTGCCGGCCCATGTCCCCCCTGGGGCATGACTTGGCTGGCGCCTGGCTGCCCGGCTTGCGCCCGCGGAAGGAGGAGACGCACACTGAGCTGAGCATTGGGGGGGCGGGCACGGCGCGCCCCCCGGCacgcggcggggggaggggagggggcggtcagATCAGGGCGCTCCGCGGGGAGGCGTCATCGCAGGCCCGCCTCCGCTggccccggcggggggggggggtgcaggaccgAGGTGGGGGGGTCGGGATCCCGGACCGGGGGGGGGTGCTGGAGTTTGGAGAGAGGCAGAGAAGCCGGCAGGCAGCAGgcgctgagagagagagagagagacaagtggAGCAAGGTTAGTGCGGGCTCCATCCCTCCGCCGAGCCTCCGTCCTtccgtccctccatccctccgccaAGACtttcccattccctccttccctccatccctctgctGAGCCTCCGTCCTTCCATCCCTCCGTCCCTCCATCCTTCCGCCAAGACTTTCccattccctccatccctccatccctctgctGAGCCTCCGTCCTtccgtccctccatccctccatccctccgccgAGCCTCCGTCCTTCCGTCCCTCCGTCCCTCTGCCAAGACtttcccattccctccttccctccatccctctgctGAGCCTCagtccctccatccctccgtccCTCCATCCCTCTGCCGAGCCTCCGTCCTtccgtccctccatccctccgccaAGACtttcccattccctccttccctccatccctctgctGAGCCTCCGTCCTTCCATCCCTCCGTCCCTCCATCCCTATGCCGAGCCTCTGTCCTTCCATTCCtccgtccctccatccctccaccgAGCCTCCATCCTTCCGCCGAGCTtccgtccctccatccctccgccaAGACTTTCCCATTCCCTCCTTTCCTCCATCCCTCTGCTGAGCCTCagtccctccatccctccgtccCTCCATCCCTATGCCGAGCCTCagtccctccatccctccgtccCTCCATCCCTATGCCGAGCCTCCGTCCTTCCATCCCtccgtccctccatccctccgccaAGACTTTCCCATTCCCTCCTTTCCTCCATCCCTCTGCTGAGCCTCagtccctccatccctccgtccCTCCATCCCTATGCCGAGCCTCTGTCCTTCCattcctccatccctccaccGAGACTCCATCCCTCCGTCCCTCCATCCCTATGCCGAGCCTCCGTCCTTCCATCCCtccgtccctccatccctccgccaAGACtttcccattccctccttccctccatccctccgccgAGCCTCCATCCTTCTGCCGAGCTtccgtccctccatccctccgccaAGACTTTCCCATTCCCTCCTTTCCTCCATCTCTCCATCCCTCTGCTGAACCTTTCCCATTCCCcattccctccatccctctgtcCCCTCTATTCCTCCATCCGTCCACTGAGTGTTTCCCGTTCCCTCCATCCGTCCTCCGAGCCTGTCCCGTTCCCTCCGTCCCTgcactttctctctttcttttcctttccagagTGTGTTTGGGTTTCAGATCAGGGACCCTCCCCCCAAACAGACCCCCCCAactctccctgctcctgccccccccgtcTCTGTATCTGCCCCtgttcccctgctccccccccgtcaCAGCCCGTCCTGTCCCCCTCGACCCCTGGGGTCCCGGCTGGGgtctgcaggtgctgcagggacccggctgggggaggggactttggggctggggacggggggggggcgctgccctCCCCTCGAGGGGCTCTGCACTCAGCGGGAGGGGGGGTTCGGAgcctgcagtcaccccccccccgctctagcTGACAAAGCTCAGCTTTCACCTGGGGGGGGCTGCTTCCCTTGCCCTCCCCCCAACTTTTGCTGCAAACTCgctgcagccccccctccccgcgtcCTTCCCGGGGACTCTTGTGTAACTGAGGCtagcggctccccccccccccgccccgcgagcGACTGGGAACGAGGTATAAATACCTCACGGGGCtcgcagggccccccccccagcaaggcTGCTAAGCTGCCCCCCAATGCaactcccccccccggcctgaaTCCCTCCCCCCGCCTCAGGTGAGTGCAGCAAGGGCAGGCGcacgcgggggagggggggggctgggagccgggacagCTGCCTCAGCAgatctggtggggggggggagtgaagcCCCCCCCGCACTTAGAACCTGccgcagctgggctgtggggggctatGGGACAgctgagagcggggggggggtgtcctgaggtgggggggctctggggctgggggggatcctgggGGAGCACTGTGGGACTGGTGCAGGGGGTGCATGCTaaggggggggctgggtgtggggggggtggggggtgccccaAAGGGGGGTCTCTGGGGCTGGGTGTGAGCTTtccggtggggggctggggggcattccagggggctggaggtgggggggtgtctcaggCTGAGTGGGAGGGTTCGGGGGAGCTGGAGGTGTGTGAGGGTTCTGGGGGGTCTTGGGTTGgaggtgggggttctggggggtggggatggcagtgggggtcagggggtctggatgtggggggtttgggggggctgggggaagtcccgggggggtggggctggatgtggggggggctggggggctgggggggggatcccgAAGGCTGCCGGAGCACAGAGCTCCCcccgttctgccccctcccttctgTCAATTGCCCCAGTGTGTGGATGTGCCCCCTGGCCCCTGAGCTGAGTGGTgggtgcggcgggggggggcaggacccccaggcagcccagccccggggGTCCGGACAGGCTCTGCTCAGGGAACCTCCCAGGGGAGGCCTCCAGGAACTcgctgactctgtgtgtgtgtgtgtgtgtgtgtgtctgtgtacactctgcatgtgtgtgcgctctgtgtgtgtgtgtctgtgtgtacactctgcatgtgtgtgcgctgtgaatgtgtgtgtctgtgtgtacactctgcatgtgtgtgcgctgtgaatgtgtgtgtctgtgtgtgtgtacactctgCATGtgtgcgctgtgtgtgtgtgtgtctgtgtgtgtgtacactctgcatgtgtgtgtgctgtgaatgtgtgtgtgtgtgtacactctgcatgtgtgtgcgctgtgaatgtgtgtgtctgtgtgtacactctgcatgtgtgtgcgctgtgaatgtgtgtgtctgtgtgtacactctgcatgtgtgtgcgctgtgaatgtgtgtgtctgtgtgtacactctgcatgtgtgtgcgctgtgagtgtgtgtgtctgtgtgtacactctgcatgtgtgtgcgctgtgaatgtgtgtgtctgtgtgtgtgtacactctgcatgtgtgtgtctgtgtgtgtgtacactctgcatgtgtgtgtgctgtgagtgtgtgtgtctgtgtgtgtgtacactctgcatgtgtgtgcactgtgagtgtgtgtgtctgtgtgtgtgtacactctgCATGTGTGTacgctgtgagtgtgtgtgtctgtgtgtgtgtacactctgcatgtgtgtgcgctgtgagtgtgtgtgtctgtgtgtacactctgcatgtgtgtgcgctgtgagtgtgtgtgtgtctgtgtgtacactctgcatgtgtgtgtgctgtgagtgtgtgtgtctgtgtgtgtgtacactctgcatgtgtgtgcgctgtgagtgtgtgtgtctgtgtgtacactCTGCATGTGTATgcgctgtgagtgtgtgtgtttgtgtgtacacTCTGCATGTGTGTacgctgtgagtgtgtgtgtctgtgtgtgtgtacactctgcatgtgtgtgcgctgtgtgtgtttgtacactctgcatgtgtgtgcgctgtgagtgtgtgtgtgtgcgctgtgagtgtgtgtgtgtctgtgtgtacactctgcatgtgtgtgcgctgtgagtgtgtgtgtgtgtacactctgcatgtgtgtgcgctgtgagtgtgtgtgtgtgttggtgtgtgcatgtggggaggggttgtgtgtgcatgtgggtgagctggtgtgtgtgtgtatgtgctggTGTGtgcatgctgtgtgtgtgtccgttGATGtatgtgctctgtgtgtgtgtatgtgctggTGTGTGTTCGCTGTGTGTGTGCacgctgtgtgtgtgtccgtTGGTGCATGTGCTCAGCGTATGTAGTCTGTTTGCATGTGCattctgtgtgcatgtgtatgtgctggtgtgtgtgtgcggtTGTGTGTGCTTTGTGTGTGTTCACTGGGTGTGCACATTCCCTCTCtgggtttctttctctctcctgggGTCCCACTTCTGTGTCTGAAATCATCAgcatcccagagcccccccgaTACACAccgcccaacacacacacacacacatacacacacactgacacagacaccccaacacacacaccctgacacagacacacacaccgaCACATGCACACtgacaccaacacacacacacacacacaccacaacgcatacacacacaccccgacactcccccaacacacacaaacacaccttgACACACAtgccccgacacacacacacacacacactgacagacACACCCCAACACcccaacacagacacacacccaacacacacacataccttgAAACACAtgccccgacacacacacacacacacacactgacagacacaccccaacaccctatcacatacacacacaccccaacacacacaccctgacacacacacacattaacatccccaacgcatacacacacacacactgacacatgcACTCCAacaccccaacacacactgacacagaaacccccaacacacacaccgtGACACACACGCCctgacacacactcacacacatacaccaacatccccaacacatacacacacagtgacacatgcacacacacactaacacacctgacacacacacacaccccaacatcCCCAACACATACACACTGACACCGACacacccccccgacacacactgacacccacacacaccaacacacacacacacacagacatccccccaacacacacactgacacacacactgacacacacaatCTGTCCAAGGCTGAGGACCCCCCCCCAATCCAGAGATACTCAGTCAAttcctgggggtgtggggggtgccgCCTCCAggccaggctcccccccccccgcgcctgctgagccaggagctcctgacatcccccctccctccacgcAGACACCTGTCAtcgatcccccaccccccaggcccccccctccccctccatcccccctcccctctgcagcctccagccccccgcaaccccccctcccccagctgataCTCACTTGTCAGTCAACGCCCCCCCCCGGGATTTTGGGGGGGCGGCTCCACCACgtcccggggtgtgtgtggggggggggggcggggccgggccgcggCGGGGGCTGGAGAGGGGCGGGCGGAGGGGGGCGAAGGCGGCCGGATCCTGCTGGCGGGGCCCGATCCTGGCgctggctccctcccccccccccgcggcgaaGCTGGAGATGCGgatccggctgctgctgctgggactgCGGACCCGGCTATGACATCACCGCCCGTAAGGTGGAGCCTGGCcattccgggggggcgggggggggggctggagcctgcaacGGGCTGGGCTcggatctgccccccccccggcacgaGAGGTcagtggggcgctggggggggggcgcacggggcggctgctgggggggggggagcacggtCAGTAACAGCAACCCCCCCCTTACGCTAtgggggcggcggcgggggggggcgctgggccagTTAATGTGGGGCCCTTGCTTTGAATGCGGAGCCACCTTAAAGACCCTGCAAAGAAATTGGGGGGGAGtcgctggggggatggggagtcgctgggggaaggggggagtcgctggagggaaagggggggcgcggggagggaagaggtgggggagtcgcgggggggatggggggtcgctggagggaaagggggggcgctgggggggagaggtgggggagtcgctggggggatggggagtcgctggagggaaaggggggcgctgggggggagaggtgggggagtcgctggggggatggggagtcgctggggggatggggagtcgctgggggaaagggggagtcactgggggaagggggggcgctGGGAGGAGACTGATGGGGGATAATGGGGACCACACAGACCGGCAGGGGGACAGGATCGGGGTTGGGGGGACAGCAAGTGGCTGCATTAACCCCGTGGGGTcaggggggggagctgcggggaggaGCCAGATGGACCCCATCTAACCCCTTCCCCCGGCCGGCTACGCAGACCAACCCAAACCCACACGTTTCACACATGGACCAGCATCGTGCACACGCTGGTGACACGCACACCTGGGGAGCGCACGCGTGCAAAGCCACGTCGCTCTCACACGCGTGTGCAAACATGGGTCGCGCACAGGTAACCCACATACACACCCACAGCCTCTCGCAGCTGCTCAGGTCCTACCCCTCAAACTGCCCCTAACCGGGCTGGTAACTGGGGGGCCCGGGGTTGGGGGCCCCTGGATGTCACTAGttacccctcccgcccccagctggGCAGAGCTCTGGGGGGTGACGGGGGCTCCTGGGCTGATAATTCATACaggccgagccccccccccctttgtggaTCTTTCGGGATTAATTTGGGGGCTCCTGAAGATTGGGGGGAAATGTGCCCTATGCCCCCCCCGCCAGGTCTCCCCCTCCACAGACTCACCGCCTGCCCCCTGGGGGCCCTGTTCCCAAACattcaccccatcccccccaaatCAGagtaacccctcccccccacctgtcGCACTCAGCAGCCTGTGCTGGGGGGTCCCATGGTGATGGGGCCGGGCCAAGCAGCTCCTGTTCCAGGccacgccccccccaccccccttcattgTTGGGATTCAGAAATGCAGGAGAAAAGAATAGCAGGCCAGGGCAACTGATGTGGGCGCTACATGGGGATAGAGaccaggagaggggggaggggctctatcctgggatagagactgggggaggggctctacATGGGGatagaggctgggggagggggaggggctctacACAGGGACAGAAACCAGAGGAGGGGCTTTACATGGGGAtagtgactgggggaggggctctacAGAGGAATAGAgactggaggagaggggaggggctctACACAGGGATAGAGACCAGGGGGGGCTCTTCACAGGGAtagtgactgggggaggggctctacACAGGGATAgagacagggggaggggggaggggctctacATGGGGATAGAGACCGGGGGGGGCTCTACACGGGGAtagtgactgggggagggggaaggggcgcTACATGGGGatagagaccggggggggggctctacACGGGGatagagactgggggaggggggaggggctctacATGGGGATAGAGACCGGGGGGGGCTCTACACGGGGAtagtgactgggggaggggctctacACAGAGATAGAGACCGGCGGGTCTACACGGGGATAGAGACCGGGGGAGGGGCTCGACATGGGGatagagactgggggaggggctctacACAGGGAtagtgactgggggagggggaaggggcgcTAAACGGGGATAGAGACCGGGGGGGGCTCTACACGGGGATAGTGACTGGGGGAGGCGGTAGGTGCACTACACGGGGATAGAAACCGGGGGGGGCTCTACACGGGGAtagtgactgggggaggggctctacACAGGGATAGAGACCGGGGGGGGCTCTACACGGGGAtagtgactgggggaggggggaggggctctacACGGGGAtagtgactgggggagggggcaggggtgctACACGGGGATAGTGACTGGGGGGGGCTTTACACAAGGAtagtgactgggggagggggcaggggctctaCAACCCAAGCTCACAGCTTCTCAGCCCCGAAGGCCCCACATGCCCCGAATTCTCTGCCCCTTTGACCTGGagccagcccagctcccctccccctccccccccccgctccttcccaGGCCGGCTCCGGCCTGCAGCAACCCCCCCCTTCACCTGCCCTGGGGGGAGCGGCCGAACTGGGGGTCCTGGCGTCTCTCGTGCTGGGGCAGGTTTTCTGCAGGAAAGGGGGGATGGGGGTTCACAGAGCCCCTGGCTTGGGGGGATGGGGACCAgctagggggagggggtgggggtgggggtttgcaGAGATGGCTGGATTAGAAGGGGATGGGACGGGGATACCCAGGGGGACCCTCAAAACCCCTgagtccctgcctcccccaatccAGTGGCATGGCCTGACCTCTGCATCCCCAACCCcctacctcccccagccccccgcctgcccccaaaacccagcccccgcctgctcccccaactccctacccccaaccccccaggcccccgcctgccccaaacccccagcctcctgccctgcccagcaatGAAGACCAGTCAGGCCCCTGGTAGCCAGTGCTGTTTACTGACGGCTTGGTGCAGCTGGAGAATCagtgtgggggtggaggtgcgggtgatgggggagggggctggctgatGGGGGGAGCCCGCCAAAGTCAGCAGAAGCCGGGTTACGAACCAGCGGGAATTTTCGGAAGCGGGAATTCTGACGGTTTTGTGTGAAGAcggtgcgtgcctcagtttccccgacAACGTCAGGCCCTGCCGTGGAGCGGAGGCCGGCTCCCCGTCCGGCCCGGGAACGTGGCAAAGGCCCAGTGCTCGTGGGACCGTGTGGTGCCACAAACCGACGCCAGCCCAGAGCGACGGACACCCCGACCCCTCCTCGGAGGCCGGGAAGGTTTTGGAGGGGCCGGGCCAGTACGTCACTGCACCGGGGTGTGATGATACCGGTGGCCAGAGGAGAGACGGGGGGAGGGCGTCTCTGGCCGGCCCAGGGGGCAGCAGAAAGTCCCGCTGCCGACCGAGCTGCTCCATGGTGACGTGTTAGCGTGTAGCCACGGAGCCGCCCGACCCGAGCCTGGGGCCTCTCTGGGTAGTGCCGGGCAGGGCTGCGGAGCCGGGTGTCTGCGCAGGGCTCGGACGTGGCCTGGAGTCACGGGGTGACGCTCCGGGACTGCTCCCTACGCAGCCAGGcgggactcgggggggggggctctctgtgagcagactggcCCCCGGCAAGACACTCACGcggcttccaccttcctgggtctgaccccggagCATCCAGCATCCCCGTCCCCCCGTGCGCTTCCCGCAGCGAGTGCGCCGGGGgggccagagggtcctgcccccccactccgcAGCCAGACGTCACTCTCCGCCGGCcggtaacacagaaggtttattagctgACAGGAACAGCCCAAAACTGAGCTTGTGGGTACagaaacaggacccctcagtcaggtccctcttggggcagggaggccagagccccatctgccccccctccatttccccagccggctccaaactgaaaccccctccagccgcctcccccagccccccaccctgctcctcccccagctgctcAGACGTTAAGGCCTCACCCCAAAgcaacccctcctccctctctgaccactagaccccacttccctcccagagctggggagagaacccaggagtcctggttccagcccccccccgctctaaccactagaccccccctcccctcccctcccagagagaacccaggagtcctggctccagcatcactccccccccccgctttgaccactagatcccactcccctcccagagagaacccaggagtcctgggtccaagcccccctgctctgaccactagaccccactcccctcccagagccagggagagaacccaggagtcctaggtcccagcccccctgctctaaccactagaccccactcccctcccagagagaacccaggagtcctgggtcccagcctccctgctctacccactagaccccactcccctcccagagccagggagagaacccaggagtcctggtgtgACAACATGggaatgtttttaatgttttctttgaataccgtgtgtgtgcctcagtttcccctatgcatttctcgaGTGTCTaggggggtgtgattgttgcagagccctagggggGCCAGTGTGACGCCCTGTCttctggcaactgatggcctgggcccctcccttgTGAAGTTGCCAACTAAAGGTGTTAAaaaacaaagagatcaggtgacctcctggcccgggaaagagacaaagggagaattctagaccccactcccctcctgtcGGCTGAATAAACCTGCTGTGTTACTGGCTGCCTGAGAGTCGTGGTGACCCGCAGGGACCTTGTCTCCCCCAAACTCTGTGACACCTGGTTCCCAGtctccccccccctgctctaaccactagtccccactcccctcccagagccagggagagaacccaggggtcctggctcccagctgagaCAGAGAAGGGAGTAGGGAGCATTAACCTGATCATGGTGCAGGGGAGTTTCACTAGTTTATTGTTTTCTGCTAACACggggtgtgcctcagtttccccgggtGCTGCACCAGTACTAGGTGGGGACGGGAAACAAGGGGGTGACGTCGCTGCGGGATGATACCTGACGGCCAGCGGGGAAAGGGCGGCGGTTtccctgtaacctgagcccaggagggggcaggggccaggggacaCCTTCtcctggacaaaggctggaggaggggccgggggtgtggCTGGGCGAAACTGCTggaggggtttcagtttggagccggctggggaggcccagaacctgGATCTGgggtccccaccccccaagagggacctgactgaggggtcctgtttctTGTACCCACAAGCtctgggtttggggctgttcctgtcggctaataaaccCTCTGTGTTCCCAgccggctgagagtcacggtgcatctggggggtgcagggccccgactcccccacactccgggacaactggtggcagagctgggatctgcaccccgtggacggagCATCCTGCAGTGAGCGACAGGGGAGCAGGAAAACGAAGGGGGGTTGACGAGGACCAGGCCTGCTGAAGGCTCAGAGCGGAGCCAGGCTGAacgcctgggggtgggggcccagCGAGAAGGGTCCCCCCGGCGAGCGgttccaggggcggaggagtcggccctgggggagaggtggtgaCCTGGAGAAGGGTGGGACAGTCGGGTTCTTCCTGGGAaccgtggggagctgagagcGCCCAGGCCTGCGAGTGTCCAGCGGGGAGATGTATCAGCAGCGCCTtacgggggagctgggggagctgtGCCGGCAGAGGCGGCTGCGCATTGGGAAGCTCACCAAAGCCCAGCTGATCGCCCAGCTGCAGGAGGACGATGTCCCTGTCTCCGAGGGAAGCCGCCCGGCAGATGCAGGCTGGGCACCGGCGTCTGTCCCGGCTGGGAGGGGTCAGACTGATCCCAAGGGCACCCCAGGGCCCCTCCGACCTGTGCCTAGGGGCGGGGCTGGAAGGAGCCAGGCGAACCCTGGGGGCACCGTGACCCCCGCGTCCAGCAGGGGATCCTCACGACCAAGCTCCCCATCGCTGGAGCTGaggcggctggaatgggagagggagttaAAACTGAAGGAGCCGGCGGATGAGGAGAAGGAGCCAGTGGCTGAGGGGAAGGAGCCGGAGGCTGAGGAGAAGGAGCCAGAGGCTGAGAAGGAGCCGGCGGATGTGGAGAAGGAGCCAGAGGCTGAGAAGGAGCCGGAGGCTGAGGAGAAGGAGCCAGAGGCTGAGAAGGAGCCGGCGGATGTGGAGAAGGAGCCGGCGGATGAGGGGAAGGAGCCAGAGGCTGAGAAGGAGCCGGCGGATGTGGAGAAGGAGCCAGaggctgagaaggagccagaggctGAGGAGAAGGAGCCAGAGGCTGAGAAGGAGCCGGCGGATGAGGGGAAGGAGCCAGAGGCTGAGA from Mauremys mutica isolate MM-2020 ecotype Southern chromosome 15, ASM2049712v1, whole genome shotgun sequence includes the following:
- the LOC123350029 gene encoding cilia- and flagella-associated protein 251-like codes for the protein MYQQRLTGELGELCRQRRLRIGKLTKAQLIAQLQEDDVPVSEGSRPADAGWAPASVPAGRGQTDPKGTPGPLRPVPRGGAGRSQANPGGTVTPASSRGSSRPSSPSLELRRLEWERELKLKEPADEEKEPVAEGKEPEAEEKEPEAEKEPADVEKEPEAEKEPEAEEKEPEAEKEPADVEKEPADEGKEPEAEKEPADVEKEPEAEKEPEAEEKEPEAEKEPADEGKEPEAEKKEPADEEKELEDEEKEPEAEGKEPADEEKELEDEGKEREDEEKELADEEKGKGPADEGKELENGEKEPVDEGKEPADEEKEPADEEKEREDEGKEPVDKEQEDEGKEPEDGEKEPEEKEPEAEEQHELELARPRSREPPAAVSEGGPRTAWSFDRRILSRSVGMHSRMEGAEAEDYELFKQALLRGLGLTPEANREKIRGLRKTPEVPYLELALRM